A region from the Chionomys nivalis chromosome 22, mChiNiv1.1, whole genome shotgun sequence genome encodes:
- the Gpr155 gene encoding integral membrane protein GPR155 isoform X1, translated as MDSQFSEENSTFAINETLSATAAHGFNSTNDPPSMSITRLFPALLECFGIVLCGYIAGRANVITSTQAKGLGNFVSRFALPALLFKNMVVLNFSNVDWAFLYSILIGKASVFFIVCILTLLVASPESRFSKAGLFPIFATQSNDFALGYPIVEALYQTTYPEYLQYIYLVAPISLMMLNPIGFIFCEIQKSKDTQNASQNKVKIVGLGFLRVLQNPIVFMVFVGIAFNFILDKKIPVYMENFLDGLANSFSGSALFYLGLTMVGKIKRLKKSAFVVLTVLITAKLLVLPLLCREMVELLDKGDSVVNHTSLSNYAFLYGVFPVAPGVAIFATQFNMEVEIITSGMVISTFVSAPIMYVSAWLLTFPTMDAKPLAYAIQNVSFDISIISLVSLIWSLAILLLSKKYKQLPHMLTTNLLIAQSIVCAGMMIWNFVKEKNFVGQILVFVLLYSSLYSTYLWTGLLAVSLFLLKKRESMQIPVGLIIISGWGIPALLVGVLLITGKHNGDSIDSAFFYGKEQMITTAVTLFCSILIAGVSLMCMNRTTQAGHYEGFGQSQDHKPAEPGSTAFEESPAPTNEPELFPASIPETSCCSCSLGNGDLRCPSIEPVTDTSASGPVPSSFEKTDHCVSRCDSQSCILAQEEEQYLQTGDPQLTRHVLLCLLLIIGLFANLSSCLWWLFNHETGRLYVELQFFCAVFNFGQGFISFGIFGLDKHLIILPFKRRLEFLWTNKEAAENRESPVSEEIKMTCQQFVHYHRDLCIRNIVRERRCGAKSSAGTFCGCDLVNWLIEVGLASDRGEAVIYGDRLVQGGVIQHITNEYEFRDEYLFYRFLQKSPEQSPPAVTVSTPQQESYKEIGHSSPASLSPKT; from the exons atggatTCTCAGTTTTCAGAAGAGAACTCAACCTTTGCCattaatgagactctgtctgcaACAGCAGCTCATGGATTCAATTCCACCAACGACCCACCTTCGATGTCAATCACAAGGCTTTTCCCAGCCTTGCTGGAATGCTTTGGCATAGTCCTTTGTGGCTACATAGCAGGGAGGGCCAATGTCATCACATCGACACAGGCCAAAGGCCTGGGAAATTTCGTCTCCAGATTTGCCCTGCCAGCTTTACTGTTCAAAAATATGGTTGTACTTAATTTTTCCAATGTGGATTGGgctttcctctatagtatcttaaTTGGCAAAGCCTCTGTGTTTTTCATCGTATGCATATTGACCTTATTGGTTGCCAGTCCCGAGAGCCGGTTTAGCAAAGCTGGACTGTTCCCTATTTTTGCTACACAAAGTAATGACTTTGCATTGGGATACCCTATAG TTGAAGCTCTGTATCAAACTACATACCCAGAATATCTCCAGTACATTTATTTGGTGGCACCAATATCTCTTATGATGTTAAACCCCATAGGGTTTATCTTCTGTGAAATCCAGAAGTCAAAAGACACTCAGAATGCttctcaaaataaagtaaaaattgtgGGACTAGGATTTCTACGCGTGTTACAGAACCCGATCGTATTTATGGTCTTTGTCGGCATTGCCTTCAATTTTATTCTTGATAAAAAGATCCCTGTATATATGGAGAACTTTCTCGATGGACTTGCCAATTCCTTCTCTGGATCGGCCCTGTTCTACCTTGGTCTGACAATGGTGGGGAAGATAAAGCGGCTGAAGAAGTCGGCGTTTGTGGTGCTTACCGTTCTCATCACAGCCAAACT CCTGGTGCTGCCCCTTCTGTGCAGAGAGATGGTGGAACTCCTGGACAAGGGAGACAGTGTAGTGAACCATACGAGTTTGTCGAATTACGCCTTTCTCTATGGCGTCTTCCCCGTAGCCCCAGGCGTGGCTATCTTTGCAACCCAGTTCAACATGGAAGTAGAGATT ATAACCTCAGGAATGGTAATAAGTACATTTGTGTCTGCTCCAATCATGTAtgtttctgcctggctattgaccttTCCCACCATGGATGCTAAGCCGCTGGCATATGCCATTCAGAATGTTAGCTTTGATATAAGTATTATCAGCCTGGTCTCCCTG ATCTGGTCCCTGGCTATTCTTCTCTTGAGTAAGAAATACAAGCAGCTTCCACATATGCTCACCACCAATTTACTCATTGCTCAG tCTATTGTTTGTGCTGGAATGATGATATGgaattttgttaaagaaaaaaattttgttGGACAAATTTTGGTGTTTGTTCTATTGTACAGCTCCCTGTACAGCACCTATTTGTGGACAG GCCTTCTAgcggtttctttgtttcttttaaaaaagcggGAGAGCATGCAGATCCCTGTGGGACTCATCATAATATCCGGCTGGGG AATCCCTGCCCTCCTTGTTGGTGTGCTTCTGATAACTGGGAAACACAATGGAGACAGcattgactccgccttcttttatGGAAAAGAGCAG ATGATCACCACAGCGGTCACCCTGTTCTGCAGCATTCTGATAGCTGGAGTGTCACTCATGTGCATGAACCGTACCACCCAAGCTGGTCACTATGAAGGTTTCGGCCAATCTCAGGACCACAAGCCAGCAGAGCCTGGAAGCACTGCGTTTGAGGAGAGCCCAGCACCAACAAATGAGCCAGAACTCTTCCCAGCCTCTATCCCAGAAACAA GTTGCTGCTCTTGCTCCTTGGGAAATGGAGACTTACGCTGTCCATCAATAGAGCCAGTAACAGACACAAGTGCCAGTGGACCTGTGCCTTCTTCCTTTGAGAAAA CGGACCACTGTGTGAGTCGCTGTGACTCCCAGAGCTGCATCCTAGCCCAGGAGGAGGAGCAGTACCTGCAGACTGGAGACCCACAACTGACTCGCCACGTCCTGTTGTGTTTGCTTCTCATCATTGGCCTGTTTGCT AATCTCTCCAGCTGTTTGTGGTGGCTGTTCAACCACGAGACGGGGCGGCTCTATGTTGAACTGCAGTTTTTCTGTGCCGTGTTTAACTTTGGCCAG GGATTTATTTCCTTCGGAATCTTTGGGTTGGATAAACATTTAATCATCCTACCTTTCAAAAGAAG GCTTGAATTCCTGTGGACCAATAAGGAAGCAGCAGAAAACAGAGAGTCCCCTGTTTCTGAAGAAATCAAAATGACCTGTCAGCAGTTCGTCCATTACCACCGTGACCTGTGCATCCGAAACATCGTCAGAGAGAGAAG GTGTGGTGCAAAGTCCTCTGCCGGGACCTTCTGTGGCTGTGACCTGGTGAACTGGCTAATTGAAGTGGGCCTTGCCTCTGACCGCGGTGAGGCTGTGATCTACGGAGACAGACTGGTGCAGGGGGGAGTTATCCAACACATCACCAATGAATACGAGTTCCGCGATGAGTATTTGTTTTACAGATTTCTTCAGAAGAGTCCTGAACAGAGTCCTCCTGCTGTGACCGTAAGCACCCCCCAACAGGAAAGCTATAAAGAAATCGGCCACTCGTCTCCAGCCTCACTTTCCCCTAAGACTTAA
- the Gpr155 gene encoding integral membrane protein GPR155 isoform X2, producing MDSQFSEENSTFAINETLSATAAHGFNSTNDPPSMSITRLFPALLECFGIVLCGYIAGRANVITSTQAKGLGNFVSRFALPALLFKNMVVLNFSNVDWAFLYSILIGKASVFFIVCILTLLVASPESRFSKAGLFPIFATQSNDFALGYPIVEALYQTTYPEYLQYIYLVAPISLMMLNPIGFIFCEIQKSKDTQNASQNKVKIVGLGFLRVLQNPIVFMVFVGIAFNFILDKKIPVYMENFLDGLANSFSGSALFYLGLTMVGKIKRLKKSAFVVLTVLITAKLLVLPLLCREMVELLDKGDSVVNHTSLSNYAFLYGVFPVAPGVAIFATQFNMEVEIITSGMVISTFVSAPIMYVSAWLLTFPTMDAKPLAYAIQNVSFDISIISLVSLIWSLAILLLSKKYKQLPHMLTTNLLIAQSIVCAGMMIWNFVKEKNFVGQILVFVLLYSSLYSTYLWTGLLAVSLFLLKKRESMQIPVGLIIISGWGIPALLVGVLLITGKHNGDSIDSAFFYGKEQMITTAVTLFCSILIAGVSLMCMNRTTQAGHYEGFGQSQDHKPAEPGSTAFEESPAPTNEPELFPASIPETSCCSCSLGNGDLRCPSIEPVTDTSASGPVPSSFEKTDHCVSRCDSQSCILAQEEEQYLQTGDPQLTRHVLLCLLLIIGLFANLSSCLWWLFNHETGRLYVELQFFCAVFNFGQGFISFGIFGLDKHLIILPFKRRLEFLWTNKEAAENRESPVSEEIKMTCQQFVHYHRDLCIRNIVRERRCGAKSSAGTFCGCDLVNWLIEVGLASDRDFFRRVLNRVLLL from the exons atggatTCTCAGTTTTCAGAAGAGAACTCAACCTTTGCCattaatgagactctgtctgcaACAGCAGCTCATGGATTCAATTCCACCAACGACCCACCTTCGATGTCAATCACAAGGCTTTTCCCAGCCTTGCTGGAATGCTTTGGCATAGTCCTTTGTGGCTACATAGCAGGGAGGGCCAATGTCATCACATCGACACAGGCCAAAGGCCTGGGAAATTTCGTCTCCAGATTTGCCCTGCCAGCTTTACTGTTCAAAAATATGGTTGTACTTAATTTTTCCAATGTGGATTGGgctttcctctatagtatcttaaTTGGCAAAGCCTCTGTGTTTTTCATCGTATGCATATTGACCTTATTGGTTGCCAGTCCCGAGAGCCGGTTTAGCAAAGCTGGACTGTTCCCTATTTTTGCTACACAAAGTAATGACTTTGCATTGGGATACCCTATAG TTGAAGCTCTGTATCAAACTACATACCCAGAATATCTCCAGTACATTTATTTGGTGGCACCAATATCTCTTATGATGTTAAACCCCATAGGGTTTATCTTCTGTGAAATCCAGAAGTCAAAAGACACTCAGAATGCttctcaaaataaagtaaaaattgtgGGACTAGGATTTCTACGCGTGTTACAGAACCCGATCGTATTTATGGTCTTTGTCGGCATTGCCTTCAATTTTATTCTTGATAAAAAGATCCCTGTATATATGGAGAACTTTCTCGATGGACTTGCCAATTCCTTCTCTGGATCGGCCCTGTTCTACCTTGGTCTGACAATGGTGGGGAAGATAAAGCGGCTGAAGAAGTCGGCGTTTGTGGTGCTTACCGTTCTCATCACAGCCAAACT CCTGGTGCTGCCCCTTCTGTGCAGAGAGATGGTGGAACTCCTGGACAAGGGAGACAGTGTAGTGAACCATACGAGTTTGTCGAATTACGCCTTTCTCTATGGCGTCTTCCCCGTAGCCCCAGGCGTGGCTATCTTTGCAACCCAGTTCAACATGGAAGTAGAGATT ATAACCTCAGGAATGGTAATAAGTACATTTGTGTCTGCTCCAATCATGTAtgtttctgcctggctattgaccttTCCCACCATGGATGCTAAGCCGCTGGCATATGCCATTCAGAATGTTAGCTTTGATATAAGTATTATCAGCCTGGTCTCCCTG ATCTGGTCCCTGGCTATTCTTCTCTTGAGTAAGAAATACAAGCAGCTTCCACATATGCTCACCACCAATTTACTCATTGCTCAG tCTATTGTTTGTGCTGGAATGATGATATGgaattttgttaaagaaaaaaattttgttGGACAAATTTTGGTGTTTGTTCTATTGTACAGCTCCCTGTACAGCACCTATTTGTGGACAG GCCTTCTAgcggtttctttgtttcttttaaaaaagcggGAGAGCATGCAGATCCCTGTGGGACTCATCATAATATCCGGCTGGGG AATCCCTGCCCTCCTTGTTGGTGTGCTTCTGATAACTGGGAAACACAATGGAGACAGcattgactccgccttcttttatGGAAAAGAGCAG ATGATCACCACAGCGGTCACCCTGTTCTGCAGCATTCTGATAGCTGGAGTGTCACTCATGTGCATGAACCGTACCACCCAAGCTGGTCACTATGAAGGTTTCGGCCAATCTCAGGACCACAAGCCAGCAGAGCCTGGAAGCACTGCGTTTGAGGAGAGCCCAGCACCAACAAATGAGCCAGAACTCTTCCCAGCCTCTATCCCAGAAACAA GTTGCTGCTCTTGCTCCTTGGGAAATGGAGACTTACGCTGTCCATCAATAGAGCCAGTAACAGACACAAGTGCCAGTGGACCTGTGCCTTCTTCCTTTGAGAAAA CGGACCACTGTGTGAGTCGCTGTGACTCCCAGAGCTGCATCCTAGCCCAGGAGGAGGAGCAGTACCTGCAGACTGGAGACCCACAACTGACTCGCCACGTCCTGTTGTGTTTGCTTCTCATCATTGGCCTGTTTGCT AATCTCTCCAGCTGTTTGTGGTGGCTGTTCAACCACGAGACGGGGCGGCTCTATGTTGAACTGCAGTTTTTCTGTGCCGTGTTTAACTTTGGCCAG GGATTTATTTCCTTCGGAATCTTTGGGTTGGATAAACATTTAATCATCCTACCTTTCAAAAGAAG GCTTGAATTCCTGTGGACCAATAAGGAAGCAGCAGAAAACAGAGAGTCCCCTGTTTCTGAAGAAATCAAAATGACCTGTCAGCAGTTCGTCCATTACCACCGTGACCTGTGCATCCGAAACATCGTCAGAGAGAGAAG GTGTGGTGCAAAGTCCTCTGCCGGGACCTTCTGTGGCTGTGACCTGGTGAACTGGCTAATTGAAGTGGGCCTTGCCTCTGACCGCG ATTTCTTCAGAAGAGTCCTGAACAGAGTCCTCCTGCTGTGA